From Candidatus Angelobacter sp.:
CGCACCACCGATGTTTTTTTCATATAAACCCGACCCGTCAAAAATCGCCGCGTTAAAGGCATTCGTATCTCCGTTCGTATTCGAGGTGTTGTACGGCCCGTCAACGGCGTAGTTAATGCCCGCCAGTTTCCACACCGCGCCGTCTTTGATGAATACGCCGCCGGCGGAGTCGCCGACCGAAAGATGACATTCATCGGGCCCGCCCGTCTCGTCGAACGTGGTCTGAAGAAGTTGACCCAATCCACTGCCAAGCACGCCGTCGCCATCGAAACTGCTGTTGGCGACCACGTTCGTTCCCCAACGCTCAACGCCATCGCTCGGGCCCCAGAACCAGCCGTTGGTTTTAACCGTGCCAAGAAAATTCGTCGTTGTTACTTCGCCGCCGCGCTGCGTGCCGCGTCCGATGACGACGAGGCCTCGGCCCTGTTCGTCGGAATTCGTGTAAATCTGCGCGAAGGTCGGAAACGTTCCGCAGACGCGCCAGATGCGCAGATCGCTGCTCGGGTCGTCATAGACCGCGGTGGTCGTGTATTGCACTCCATTGAACGTAAAAATATCGCCGACCGAGCCACCGATGTGTTCTGCGGTGAGAAAATACTTTGGCGCTATGGGCGTGCCCAAAAAACTTCCCCAGATGCCCTCGAATTGCCAGCCACTGTTGGCCAGACTGCCTGTCGGCGCGGTTGTGTTGTGGTTTGGATCGCCCGTGGAATAAACCAAAACGGCGTTCACCGGTGTGGCGCCGAGCCACAACGAAGCGCAAAGGGTGGCAAGAATGAGGACGCGGTTCTGATTCACGCCCTGGAGCGCAACCAGCTGCATTCGCAGACATTTAGTCACCCGCCACATATGTGTCAACGGCATCGCGAAAACCGGCGAACAGCCGGCTTTCAAATCGTCGAAAAGCAGCCACGATGCCTGTTCTACGTCTGCGGAGCCGTGTATTCGAGGCGGATGATCTGGGAGTCGAGATTGTTCCCCCAGGCGGTCCCGTATTCAATGAGGTAGAGGCAGCCGTCCGGCCCAAGTTCCATGTCCATGGGCCGTTTAAAGGTCATGTGATTGCACACCCGCTCCATCTTTGCAATGTGATCCTCCGCGTCGAGGTGGACAGCGATGATCCAGTTGCGCGACCATTCGTAAATGAACAACGTGTGGTCGAATTCCCGGGGCAGTTTGTGCTCCGATCTCAGGTTCGCATCGAAATAGTAAACCGGCCCGGCCATCGCCGTCCGCCCGCCGCCACCGTTGACCACCGGAAACCGCGTGGAAGGCCCGCCGGGATAATAAATGAATGCGGGCTGCGTCGGCGGCAGGTTGTGGGCGCCGGTGTTGTTCGGCGAATTGTTCACCGGGTGAAACGGATTGAAGGGCGTCCCGGAAACTCCCGCCGCAAAATCATATTTCACATACGCCTTGTTGTCGGCAACGAAGTACGGCCAGCCGAAATTGCCCGCTGCCCGCGCCTGGTTCACTTCATCGAAGCCTGCCGGACCTCGTTTCGGATTCGGACCGCCGGCGTCCGGTCCGACTTCGCCCCAGTAGAGGTGGCCGTTCTTTTTGTCGATCGAGATGCGGAACGGATTGCGGCAGCCCATCACGTAAATCTCCGGACGCGTGACGGGCGTGCCGGGCGGAAAAAGATTTCCTTTCGGGATCGTGTAGGTGCCGTCTGGTTCGGGGTGAATGCGGTTGATCTTGCCGCGCAGGTCGTTGGGGTTGGCGGCCGATTTCTGCGCGTCCCAGGGCGACCGGCCTGGACGCTCGTCCGTCGGCGAGTAACCATCGGATCCGAACGGATTTGTGTTGTCGCCGACTGAAACGTAGAGGTTCCCCTGCGAATCGAAGGCCAGCGAACCGCCGACGTGGCAGCACTCCTCGCGTTGCACTGCCGTGTCGAGAATCTTTTTCTCGGAACCCAGATCGAGCGAATCACCCGCAAGCGTGTAGCGCGACACACGGATGATGCCGGCCTTTCCGCGCGCATCCCGGGTCGTTTCCGGCAGCGAATGGTTCAGATAAACCCAGCCGTTTTTTGCGAAATCCGGATCGAGCGTGATGCCGAGCATTCCTTCTTCGAGACCCGCGAATACGGGAATCTTCGCGATGATCACCGTGGTCTTGGTGCCCGGTTTCCACATTTTGATGGTGCCGTCGCGCTGCGCGTAGAACACGCGGCCGTCCGATGCCACGGCCAGCTCCATCGGGTCCTTCAACGTGTCGGCCCACTTGCCATTGATCTGCTGGTCGGAATCGAGAATGACCTTGCGGAACGGGCCGTCGGTTTGCGGCCCGGACGGTACCGGCGGATTGTCAGCGGCAGACGCCAGGTTTGCGAAAAAGACACAGGCAGCCGCGGCGAGACTTGCGGAACAAAACGGCGATTGAATCATGGACACTATGGACTTGATTCGGGCGATTAAATTCACGGCGTTCTTCGCTTTTCTGAACCCGGCCCGCGAGCATGGCCCGGAGTGCGCGGCGTTGGTTGCCGTCCGGGGACCGGGCAGAATCCGGGGAATCAATGAGTCTGACCTGTTCAATTGGTTTGTTCATCATGGAGACGGCCTGCGCCAAATCAAGCGGGCAATTCTGGCGCCAGGGATAACCACAAGCGGGAGAGTCGGCGCCGCTTCCCCGAAGGCAAAGACTCATTCTGGCTCGAGACCCTCGGTCGTCCTTCCAGCACGACAGGAACGAAATGGAACGGGATCCATAACGCGTGATTCTGGACTCCCGCCCTTCACAGGGTATGATCCGGTCGTGTCGCCGATTTCTTTGGCCGGGCGCGTGGAATTTCTGGAGAGTTATCTGCGCGACGCGCAGGTCCGCTGGTCGCCCGAAGACCTCGTGAGGCAGCGCGAGTACGTGAACGCTCAGATTGCCGGACGCGATTGGCTGGACTGGTCCACGCCGGAATCCGCGTTGCGACTGGTGCAGGCCGCAAGTGCGCATGAGTCTGGCGGGGAGACGGGCAAATACGACGCGGTGGTGCTGGCAGGCGCGGTGGTTGAACTGCTCGAACCAGCGATGCTATTCAATCTCGCTGGCCCTCCGCTTCGGCCGGGCGGCAGGCTTGTCGGCATCTACCCCTGTCTGCGGGACAACTCGCCGGAGAGCCGTCTGTTCTCGGAAATGGCCTCCGCGACCCTGTGGCCGTATTACAGCGCTGAAGAATTGCTTGAGATGCTGCGCGATTGCGGGTGGCGGGCGGACCCGGTGGCGAGCGCTTTTGTCGCGATTCCCAGTTTCAATGAAGCGGTGCTCAAGTCGGAGCTTCACTTCAAAGGATTCAAGCGCATCTTCGACCAACTCGTCCGGCAGGGTTACGATCCGAGGGAGATCGGCTGGGGAGAACTACGCTTTGTGGCTGTGTTGAATTCGTAGAACCGCGTTGCTGAAGCTTTCCCTCCATGCCCCGAACTGGAGATTTTTATTCGTACGTGGCACAATCACCGCCGACCGATCTGAAAAACCAGGGTATAAAAATGAGTTTGCCTGCTCATCGAGTTGTTTGTCATCTACCTTGTGCTGCGCTGGTTTGAACATCGTCAGGTTTATCAGCCCGATCACGCCCTGGAGACAAACGGGAGTGAACTCGGACGCCCGTTCGAGGATGTTTGTTTTCAAACGGCGGACGCTGTCAGACTAAACGGCTGGTTTTTTCCCGCCGACACACGCTCTCCGCGAAAGCATTTTGTCTATCTGCTTTGTCATGGCAACGCTGGGAACATCAGTCACCGGCTCGATCATGTGGCGGCGCTGTTGGAGACGGGCGCAGCTGTTTTCATTTTCGACTATCGCGGTTACGGTCGCAGCGAGGGCCGGCCGGACGAGGAAGGCACTTATCTCGACGCGCAGGCGGCGTACCAATGGTTGAGGCAAAAGGGCTTTGCGGCGGCGAATATAATCGCGCTCGGCGAATCGCTCGGCGGCGGCATCGCCAGCGAACTGGCGTTGCGCGAGGCGCTCGGTGGACTGATTCTTCAAAGCACTTACACAAGTGTCACAGACCTGGGGCGCGAGTTGTTTCCCTGGCTGTCGGCGTTCTGGCCGGGCACAATCAAATATGACACGCGCGGCAAACTGCCGCGCGTCAGGGTGCCGGTGCTTGTCATACACAGCCGCGGGGATCGCCTGATTGGTTTTCATCATGCCGAGAAGAATTTTGCGGCGGCGAACGAGCCGAAAATATTTTGGGAGGTCGGCGGCGAACACAATCGCTTTCTTGAAGGCGAACGAACGCGTTATATCGAAGGATTGAACAATTTTTTGGCGCAAATCGAAAGCACCTCGTCGGCCGTTCCGGAAAAAACTCCGCAAGCCGGACGATAGAGGATGGAAATCCGCGGGACGCATCATTATATTCCCGGCGACTGAATGAAATTGTCCGCGCTTTCAAACATGGGCCGGCGCACTGAAGCGCCGCCGATCTCGTGGTTGATGAAGCTGGCGCTCGACCATCCGCGCCTGATTTCACTGGCCGCCGGGTTCACCGACACGGAATCGCTGCCTGCCCGGGAGACTCGCGGATTGTTGAACGAGATACTTGGGTCACGCAAGCGCGCGCGCGCGGCGTTGCAGTACGGTTCGACGGCGGGCGACCCCGAGTTGCGCCGGCTGACGGCGGAGCGGCTGCAGGAACTGGACGCCGTGGCCTCGGGAGCGAAATCCTTTCGGCGTACTGGCGCCAAAGCGCCGTACTCTCCGGGACGAACGGTCATCACCAATGGTTCGCAGCAACTGCTCTATCTGGTGACCGAATGTTTGTGCGATTCGGGCGACATCGTGCTGGTCGAGGATCCGACGTATTTCGTCTTTTTGAGCATCGCGCAGAGCCGCGGCCTGCGATGTCGTGGCGTCCGTCTGGAGGAAGACGGGATTGATCTGGAGCATCTGGAGCAGACACTGGAAACCCTGAAAAGCCGTCGGGAGCTGAAGCGGGTGAAAATGCTTTACCTCGTCAGTTATCATCAAAACCCGACGAGCGTCACGACCAGTTTCGAGAAGAAGGCCCGTGCGTTGAAATTGTTGAAACGGTTTGAGAGCGACGCCGGGCACCCGATTTACCTGCTCGAAGACGCCGCGTATCGCGAATTGCGTTTTGCGGGAGACGACGTGTGCTCAGCGCTCGCGTTGCCGGGCGCGGATGGACGCGTCGTTTACGCGGGCACCTACAGCAAGCCGTTCACAACCGGCGCGCGGGTCGGTTTTGGGATTCTCCCCGGATCGTTGTTTACGGTCGTGCTCAGCGTAAAAGGGAACCACGACTTCGGGACATCGAACCTGTTGCAACATCTGTTGAGCCGGGCGCTGGCGTCGTGTCGTTACAAAAATCACCTGCCGGAATTGCAACGCGGTTACGCGCGCAAGGCGGCGGTGATGACCGATGCCATGCGCGAATACTTTCCCGCCGTGATTTCCTGGAACAAGCCGCGCGGAGGACTTTACGTCTGGGCACGCCTGCCCCGATCCGTGAAGTCGGGCGTGAATTCGAAACTATTTCAAAGCGCGTTGAAGCACGATGTCCTTTATGTGCCCGGCCAGCTTTGCTACGCCGCCGACCCAACACGCCGCCGGCCGGACCACGAGATGCGCCTGAGCTTCGGCAACGCGACGGAAGCGGACATCCTCAAGGGAATTGCGCGGCTTGGCGCCACCTTGCAGCGGCTTCTATGACCGACGCCGCCAATCGGTTCGTTGTATTGCAGCGCAGCCTTGAGGTTCCGGGCGTGGAGAAACTCAAGCGTGCGTTTCATTCCGTGAAATGCCTGACGGAATCGGACGCGCACACGCTGGCCAAGGACGCGTTTGGGATCCTGGTGAAGAACCTGACGGTTGAAGACGCGATGGCGTTGCAGGCCGCCTTGGGCGCCGAGGACATTGACACAGCTGTCGTTTTGCAGAGCGACCTTCCGCAGTTGCCGCCCATCAAATTCGTCCGGCAGCTGGATTGCCTGACCGAAGGGCTCGTGGTTCACGATGCGATCGGCCGGCAATTTTCTGTGCGATGGGACCAGATCATGTTGGTCGCGGCGGGCAGTGTGCTCCTGACCGTGTTCGAGCAGGAAAAAGTGACGCCCACGCCGTCCCTGTTACAGGCGGAGGTGACTTCCTGGTCGCCTTTCCTGCCGCGTCGCGGAGTTGTGAACGATCCAGCGCCCGAATACGTTTCGCGCGAGCGACAGGCGTCGAAGTTACTCCTCGAGCTGCTGCTAAGCGGCGCGGTCATGCGATTTCAAGTCGAGGCCGGCCGATTCCGGTTCGATTATCTCGGTGACCGGAAGCGGCCCGGACTGATGGAAAACTTCGCTTTGCTGGCGCGGGATGTGATGAAATTTGCGCCGCAAGCGATGGTGAACCGGGGCGCCTATTTTGTGCCTGAAGGTTCGGGGCCGGTCTTCGAGTATCCGAGCAAGAACGCCTTCTACGAGGAGATCACCTGGATGCTGTGGCAGGCGATGAATGCGAAAAAGACATAGCCGGACGAGTGCCGAGGCCGCTTGCGGTATGAAATTCATCCGGGCGGCCACGCCATCTGGCGGCCGCCAAGGAGGTGGCAGTGTAAATGAGGAACTGATTCGCCGCCGTCCGGACCGTTGTTGATCACGAGCCTGAAACCATTCTTCAAATCGAGTCTTGCCGCCAGTTCGGCCGCCTTGAGCAACAGATGACCGAGGACCAGGTGATCCTCCGCCGTGGCTTCGGCGACGCGGGGAATCGGTTTCTTCGGGACAATCAGGACGTGCATCGGCGCTTGGGGTTTGATGTCGCGGAAAGCGAGCACGAGATCATCTTCGTAAATGATATCGGCCGGGATCTCGCGGGTGATGATTTTCTCGAAAAGGGTCTTGCTCATGGTTTGGACCTTGAAGCGTAACGCGTGGACGCCGGCGGTAAACTGTAATCTTTACACGGTGCGTATCGCGCACTGACCGCGTTCAAACGACCAGCAGCGAGCAATTCTCCACGTGTTGTTCGGCGGTGAGGCAATGGCGGAGAAATTCCACGATCTGATCATTGAGCCGCTGACAGCGGCCGGTCCAACGGCGCGCGCCTGACAATTGTTTGACACAGCTCCGCAATCCGGTGAAGCGGACGATCTGCGGCGCCTGATTGAGTTGCTGGCGCAGCTCATCGCGCAGCTTGGGAAAGAAGGCCAACTCGAACCCTTTGCCGGATTCGCAGGCCAGCTGACGCAAGTCGGAGTCTGTGATTCGCCGGGGCGTTTCAGCTGCAGCCTGTTTGACCACCAATCCGAACCCGCGCAACACGCTGGCCAGTGCCTCGGAAAACTCGCCGACGGAGACAAACGTCTTTCCCTTCTCGACCTTAAAATAATGGAGCACGGCGCGCGCGGCGTTCCGGACAATTTCCGGATCGAGCAGGTCCGCCGTGTCGCCCATCAACTCGACCGTGACCAGTTCCGCCGAGCAAGGGATGGCTTCGCCACTGGTGGTCTGAAAGATCAAGCAGTCGGGGTGCAGTTGAATCATGATTGCTCCTCCAGTTTTTTGACGGCCTGAACGAAATCAGTAGCCTCCTGGAACTGCCGATAGACGCTGGCAAAGCGGACGTAAGCCACCTCGTCAATTTCGCGCAGCCCTTCCATCACGCGCTCGCCGATGGCCATGCTCGGCACTTCGCGTTCGTATTTGTCCGTGATTTCGTCGACGATTCTTTCCACGAGGTCTTCAATAATCTTGGGGCTGACGGGGCGCTTTTGGCAGGCTTTGCGGACACCTGAGAGAAGTTTTTCCTTGGTGAATTCCTCGCGTCGGCCGTCCCGCTTGACGATCATCAAACCTTGATGCTCGATCTCCTCGTAGGTCGTGAAGCGATGGCTGCAACTCAGGCATTCGCGCCGGCGTCGGATGACCGAACCTTCGCGAGACGCGCGCGAATCAATGACTTTATCATCCTGCCGACCGCATTTCGGACAACGCATAAGACCAGCCACCGGATACTGTGGTGCCCGGCTCATATCACACAAAATGTTGTAGCGTCAAGCACAGGAATGCGGGATAAACGGGAACTCGACACTTGCACGCGGTGAACCCAACGGCGTGAAGTAGTGTCTTACAACTCATCGTGAAGCAGATCGCGCAATATCAGGACGGGCGATTGGAGTTACAGGAGGTACCCATGCCCGTGCCGCCGCCTTGCGGTGTGCTGGTTCGCACCACGCACTCGGTCATCAGCATCGGCACCGAGAAAATGAAGGTTGAGCAGGCACAAATGAATCTGCTTCAAAAAGCCCGTGCGCGGCCGGATCAGGTCCGCAAGGTGCTTGAGATGGCAAGGAATCTGGGCTGGAAAGCCGCGTTTGAAAAAGTGCGCAATCGTCTCCGATCACCCACTCCACTCGGCTACAGCGCTGCTGGAATTGTTGCAGCAGTCGATCCCCTCAATACGCGCTTTCGCGTCGGCGACCGGGTCGCATGCGCCGGCGCGGAGTGCGCATTTCACGCCGAGTACCTCGCGTTACCGGACTTCCTTGTTGCGCCGGTGCCGTCCGGCGTCGAGAACTGGCAGGCCGCCTACACCACACTTTGTGCGGTCGCGATGCAGGCTGTCCGTCAACTCGAACCGCAACTGGGCGACCGGGTGCTTGTGATGGGACAGGGGTTGATCGGTCTGCTCGTGACGAATTTGTTGAAGCTGGCCGGCGCACGCGTGATGGCGGTGGATTTGATGGCGTCGCGGCGCCGGTTCTGCCAGGCGATGGGAGCGGAAAAAGTCGTCATTCCGGTCGAACAAAAGCTGTCGGACGAAGTGAGTGTGTGGACGGAAGGCTACGGCGTGGATGCAGCCATGATATGCACCGCAACCCAGAGCAACACACCCATCGAACAGGCTGCGGAAGCGGTTCGCGACCGGGCGCGCTTTGTGATTGTCGGCAATACCCGGGCCGACCTTGCGTGGAAGACGTT
This genomic window contains:
- the nrdR gene encoding transcriptional regulator NrdR; protein product: MSRAPQYPVAGLMRCPKCGRQDDKVIDSRASREGSVIRRRRECLSCSHRFTTYEEIEHQGLMIVKRDGRREEFTKEKLLSGVRKACQKRPVSPKIIEDLVERIVDEITDKYEREVPSMAIGERVMEGLREIDEVAYVRFASVYRQFQEATDFVQAVKKLEEQS
- a CDS encoding PQQ-dependent sugar dehydrogenase — its product is MNLIARIKSIVSMIQSPFCSASLAAAACVFFANLASAADNPPVPSGPQTDGPFRKVILDSDQQINGKWADTLKDPMELAVASDGRVFYAQRDGTIKMWKPGTKTTVIIAKIPVFAGLEEGMLGITLDPDFAKNGWVYLNHSLPETTRDARGKAGIIRVSRYTLAGDSLDLGSEKKILDTAVQREECCHVGGSLAFDSQGNLYVSVGDNTNPFGSDGYSPTDERPGRSPWDAQKSAANPNDLRGKINRIHPEPDGTYTIPKGNLFPPGTPVTRPEIYVMGCRNPFRISIDKKNGHLYWGEVGPDAGGPNPKRGPAGFDEVNQARAAGNFGWPYFVADNKAYVKYDFAAGVSGTPFNPFHPVNNSPNNTGAHNLPPTQPAFIYYPGGPSTRFPVVNGGGGRTAMAGPVYYFDANLRSEHKLPREFDHTLFIYEWSRNWIIAVHLDAEDHIAKMERVCNHMTFKRPMDMELGPDGCLYLIEYGTAWGNNLDSQIIRLEYTAPQT
- a CDS encoding alpha/beta hydrolase, which gives rise to MFVIYLVLRWFEHRQVYQPDHALETNGSELGRPFEDVCFQTADAVRLNGWFFPADTRSPRKHFVYLLCHGNAGNISHRLDHVAALLETGAAVFIFDYRGYGRSEGRPDEEGTYLDAQAAYQWLRQKGFAAANIIALGESLGGGIASELALREALGGLILQSTYTSVTDLGRELFPWLSAFWPGTIKYDTRGKLPRVRVPVLVIHSRGDRLIGFHHAEKNFAAANEPKIFWEVGGEHNRFLEGERTRYIEGLNNFLAQIESTSSAVPEKTPQAGR
- a CDS encoding histidine triad nucleotide-binding protein — encoded protein: MSKTLFEKIITREIPADIIYEDDLVLAFRDIKPQAPMHVLIVPKKPIPRVAEATAEDHLVLGHLLLKAAELAARLDLKNGFRLVINNGPDGGESVPHLHCHLLGGRQMAWPPG
- a CDS encoding PLP-dependent aminotransferase family protein yields the protein MKLSALSNMGRRTEAPPISWLMKLALDHPRLISLAAGFTDTESLPARETRGLLNEILGSRKRARAALQYGSTAGDPELRRLTAERLQELDAVASGAKSFRRTGAKAPYSPGRTVITNGSQQLLYLVTECLCDSGDIVLVEDPTYFVFLSIAQSRGLRCRGVRLEEDGIDLEHLEQTLETLKSRRELKRVKMLYLVSYHQNPTSVTTSFEKKARALKLLKRFESDAGHPIYLLEDAAYRELRFAGDDVCSALALPGADGRVVYAGTYSKPFTTGARVGFGILPGSLFTVVLSVKGNHDFGTSNLLQHLLSRALASCRYKNHLPELQRGYARKAAVMTDAMREYFPAVISWNKPRGGLYVWARLPRSVKSGVNSKLFQSALKHDVLYVPGQLCYAADPTRRRPDHEMRLSFGNATEADILKGIARLGATLQRLL